The sequence ATCCATTAACAAACTAGAACATAGATCAATGCATCTCCACTGTGGCTCAATGCAGTTATTTACCTGTTATATCAAAATAACAAGAAAAAAAGGAAGAGGGCAACCAGACTTaacaaataacaacagaaccaTAGAAGTGAAAAAATGACACTCACAAGGTCTCCTGTTCATCTTGGCCACCATCAAAATCTGCAGAGGATGAACCTGGTTCCTCAGAAAATGACTTGGATGATGTAAACTGACCTTTCTTCCGCTGCATCCTGGAAGATTTCAGAATATATATAGTGTATGAAGGTGCAGATATAAAATCAGCATTGCAATGAATTGTGCCAGACATTGATTTTTAAATAAGATAATTTGGATAGACATTATTTGCAACCAGTTTCTCAACACTAATCTCATGCCAAAGTCAGACATTATGATTGAAAATATTGATCCTGAAACCATCATAAAGTATGTCTTGATGCAGAATCTCTattgttacataagaacagcgAGCTGCTTAATCTCATAGAACATAACTACATAAGCACCAACTGTTTAATTTGTCAAACTAATTTACTACATATAGTATGTTTTAGGACTGGTCAGGGCGTCGGGCCTTCTTCATGGTCCTTCAAAGATGATTGATAACATCTTTAATATTGATTGAAAACTTTAGTATGACATGTTTTTAGTCCATAGTGACAACACCAATATCACATCATATCAATTTGATAAACCATATTTGAACTCACTTCAACAACTGgtgtggaaaaaaaaaaagaaaacttaTGTTAAATCGAGCACAAAGGTTACATTAAACATATCCATTGAAACAAAATGGAAGAAATATGCATTCTTCCCCTCTCAAAAAATTTGAGATCTACTGAGTGCTGTCTCACAGGTAATCACACTCACACCTAATATTTAAATGTTCACCGAATCAGGTGATTCATACATATTACATCAAAATATTAATACACTTTGAAAGACCCGTTTTATGCAAATTACAAAAACAATTTAAACAATCAGAATAAAAGTTTGACGAACTGAAGCTAAGCTACAATATAGGCTGCTAGCCATGAAAATTTAGCATAGCTAACTTTCCAATGAGTCAAGCAGCAGAAACAAGAACCTGAATATGAGAACAATAACAAATCACCCATCATTACTGGACATTCTCTGACAGTTATGTTACCTGAGAGCAACTTCCTTGCGCACAGTATAACGAATCTTCTTATCAAAGCATCgttcttttctcttttctcgGAAACGGTTCAAAGAAGCAACCCTTTGTGGTTGACTTGACCTTCCGGCTTGATCAGGCAAACCCTACGGAGGCAAATGGAAAACTCTTAACGGACATATATTCATGCCATGTCAATATATTTCAGTAACcgaaaatcaaattaatttatccACACCCTATGATTTGGAGGAGTCATCCCAGGAGTAGGAATACCAGTGGGTACTTCGTAGCCACCCAACAGCAACAGAACTGCCTGAACCTGAACATAAATGAAAGGGGCAAACAAAACCCCTTAAACTGTCACAGACGAGCTAAGCACAAGCCAactaaagattttttttaaaaaaaacctaaaACCGTCGGCTCACATCACACTACAATGTCAATGAACCATAAAAACCTACATTCACTTCACATTCCCAACTTGACCTAAAAAATCAAAGGTGAATACTTTCATTCTGTAAAAGAAAAAATCTTATACTCTTTGACCCCTTGAGCTGTATTCCACACTTCATTCAACACACAGGCAAAACCAAAGAGACTATAATGAATCACACTACGCATGTATAAATTCAATCGCATCTACAATGAAAGTTCCAAAGCAACAATTTTTCAACAGCAAAGCTAAATTCAAACACGATAAACAAAATTCCCTCATTTTCCAGACAAAAATCAACCCAATCGACAAACAACAAACATAATTAGGGGCAGAATACCTTCTCCGGCGTAACGGAGTCGAAAACATAAACCTCCCCCTGAAACGACAGCGTAAGTTGGTCCGCACCAACATCCCCACCAGCAGACGCCACAACCGGGGCCAAGCCCGGATCGTAGAGCGCGTGAGGGCCAACCACCTCCACGCCGTCCATGACCCCACCTCCGGCGGAATCATGGGCTTCGTAACCGATCTGAGACGGGGGGTTCTGCTCTATGGAGTCGCCATTGGAGCACTGAACGACGTCGTCTTTCTCGTCCTTGCCGACGCGAGTTGTTCCATGCTGCTGCAGGAGTTGTACGTTGGCGCTGTTCATGGAGGAATGTGGCTGTCCGTACATGGGAATGCGCAGATTTGACGATATGGGTGTCCGAGTCTCTTGCAATTCTCTCGGAGGGAGGGCTCTTTTGCAATTTCACCACAAATACACGGCCCAATTTCACTATTTAAAAGCAGATTAGCcctcaaatattttatatattttatttctgCCTCAAGGCTTTAAATAGCACGTCATACCTTTGTTTCTGTACTATTAACAATTCGCACCTCGACGCgcaattttgatttatttatccTCTCTATGCCTTCATaccttagtttttttttttgatttgaaatcaaagaaaggataattgatatttttattcactatattttaatcatttgcgtttgaaattttttttttaaaaaaataattgataatTTTATTTGCTATACTTTAATCGTTTGAAATTAAAGATAAGATAATAACGTAgagataaataatttaatataataaatataaataaataattattgataatataatatttggtttgattgataaataatagtttgtttaatttgattgattaaattttaaataaaatgataaagTATAATTATCCTTTTTTTGGAACAAATTATCATTATCCTTTTAACCATTAATaaaacaagaaaatattttttattaagtgTACTATTATAATTTAAgttaaatgatttgattgatataatataaatagTTACTAGATTGATAAATAATGTGATCAAATAAACACGAGATTTGATATGATAaattatcaatatatattaataatgtgCAACTTGCAACGATgcctaataataatataatttaataaggtaatatatatatatatatatatatatatataacgatGATTGCGCAAATccattattttaaattgtacAACAGCTCAAACGTCATATTTTGAACGTTCTCCCAACATAGTcaattggatgtgataaagatgtgataaattgtaggtccaataaAATAGTggcacatcattggtgggcatgatgatgggcatggtaggtgggcacttgaaagaaactatatatatatatatatattaaaatatgagtGTTCGATACTACAATTGATATCATAATCAATTTCACGTATTCGATTATCATGGATTGCAACTTCCAAAGACTAAAATTATTGGTAGATCATTCGCAACGTGATGCTTGAACTGTtgtaaattcaaaatattgGAGTTACATTACCACctactataattttttttgtaaaattgcaaataCCGACCCTATGGAGAAGACCCCATAGAGATTTATACTAGGTAATTGATtgaacttataagctgttttggaACTTATAAGCTCTTCCAATTTGTTTGAAAATAATTTggtcaaacagcttataagcggacaaaataagttgtttttaaaaaattgaggtGGCcctactttttaaaaaaagtttttattttaaaattttacttctCCGAAATAGCCTTTTATATTTCCATAAATCTCCATCACGTCCTCCgcttattaaatattaaatatttttaaaaatgagatttccaaataatatcaatttttctaaattaaaatatgaaatatttttatgtttttgtaatataagtttaaaatttatgataaaaatttaaaaccatttttaaataaaattcatagGATTATACctttttttgttcttttgacaataaaaagatcttataatgtcaaacacatcaacatctttaattcgtttaaaataagttcatacaaagactttaacaacttatttttaaaataattcatgAAAGCTTATAAGCTTCTAAAGCTTATAAGTTTTTTTAATAAGCTTAGCCAAATACCCTCTAAACCAAAATTCAAGTATAAAATAACTTTTATTGACCACGGCATATAACTTGCCATTATATTGTAACATTATTTATATCATACTAAGAATTGTTGAAAATGTTAAAAAAGtttgttttcatcaagaaatgCTTTGATATTTCCTTGTATCTTAATTTTGTTAGTCAAAATGCTAAACTTGAAAAAACGTGAATAACATAAACAATAtactaagaaaaaaaaatgatcgtAGTACAGTACAACAGTATAACGAGTGTGTAAATACTGAACAGTAATAAACGAATGAAAAAGCAAATTGAGGCCTGTACAAAATACAGTGTCCTTAAAACAAATTCTTCCCCTTTGGTATGTGCTGCGAGGAATAGATGGACGTCAGTTTCTCAAGATAAAACGGAGAAACCTTGTAGAAGCCTAGCAAGAAGGCACTACACTGGAGAACCGAAGATGTACCTGAACTATATCATGATGAGGCAGAATTCCACGGATTGAACAGGAGCAGAAAGCATAGAACAAAAATATAGAGGACTTCGAATTGGTGTGTTTGAAGGACTGGAGactgcctctatttataggcactcGGGGACAGTCACTGGATGCCATCTGAAAGACCAAAAGCCTGGCCAGTAGAAGCACTAATAGTCTGGGCAGATGGAGCACCAACAGTCAGGCAGGTGGAAGGTCACATCCAGAAGGATCCACTCGAAAATAATAGAGTTATTtcggaaataaataaaagaaaatagaaaaagGTGGCCAATATTAGGGAGACAATTTTTACCTTGATCGGTCTAACATTCGACGCACTCAGGTCGTGCTCGTACGCTGGCACACAAGTCAAGCCTTTTCAGTGCAAATAGAGCCCTTGATTTGCACCCCccttgtaacgcccagaaattcggcacgtaaatccgcatgcataactaggggatttaataattttaaaataatgtgaaaatgtgttaaattaattttatatgttattatgtgaattatatgatttattagcatgttttaaatgtttgttcggcatttaaataggtatgatgtgatttatgaatttatttgagaaagtttactttttgatcgcgtaggcgggaccgtggacggacgagatgccaaaatatttagccaaaaatattttatgagtttttttagccttaaaatattattttaaagtattGTGTCAAgagaattttagtatttaattatatattaatttaagaatttgtttttggccaaaataagtcattttattgacttttattaatatttaaaaattcccaaaattattatttcgggatttaagttAAAAATCAGATTTAATTATCTggtatttaagagttttaactttattttattgtattcaATAATATCTTAATATcttaaccatgttttattaaagatttaacCTAATCCTacccctttaaaaaaataaaacctacGGTAATTCACCTAGCCGCCTCCTCCACCTCTTCTCTTCCCCATCCCCACGCTCCTCATCAGATTTCTAGACCACCATAACCAACCTTTGGAGTTTTATCAAGTTTTGTTCGTCGTTCGTCGTCCGGTAACCGAATACGCGTCGGTATCAACACTttgatcaaatattcatcaaggcACGTTTGATTTCCATTCTTtaacaccatttaaatcatattacaaatattttatgCTTACAAGATCTGTTATTGCATGTGTTTTGatctagaaaataaaatattaaagttcATGCATGTTCCTCACGTTTTTGCACTTCATGGCTCGGTTTTGCACTATTTCTGGACATGTCTTGGGTTCGAACTGCTGGCTGCTCATTCAGGGGTCTAAGGGGGTTCCTAAGGGTCGGTTTTGGCTAGGTGGTTCACGGCTGGAAGGGCTGGAACCAAGGGAAAAGGGGCTGGGACAGCAGCTAGGCGTGCAGAATTTTCTGTCGGGTTTAGGGCctttggccgagccatgcatggGCTTGGCTCGAGTCAGGCCTGGTCAGGGGGATACACttggaccctggggtggtccaggtgtcGGACCTCCGGCCgttggtggccggagctggtcggAACATGCAATGTATCATGGGCTGTCCAGAAAAGGAGCCTGCGCAGCTTGCATGGAGTTTAGgggccttggccgagccatgTAAGGCTTGGCTCGAGCCAGGCCCTAGGCTGGGGTTGCACCTGGATCCTGGGGTGGTCCAGGCgccggagctccggccaggggtggccggagttgGGCTGTAGCAAAGGGGATAAGGGTCATGGCCGTGAGGTATGGTGAAGGGGAAAGGTACTGTTTTCCTTCCTTGGGTTTCATGGGCCGGGCTCGTtttgggttcgggtcgggtctaaattgatgggtcaaataattttagtccgggtctagatttttattatttgggctcgggtgtttttattttaattaaatgagagattaattaacaattaatgggtttggtcttgattaattaattaattggactagTTTAATGggattaaataaattatgtaagTGAGCCCtctaatttgtcatgggccgtgtgatccatgagaattattgggccaagtgtagtcgggtttaataattttatcggtctagtttataattaatggttaaataatacttttattaattaaatgttaagttaattagttaatgggcttaaagtatattttaagtgagcccattagtttctcTTGGGCTTGAGGGCCCAAgaagcttaatgggccaggtcaggttgggcttttgggtttttgggccagtctaagaattttggagtttaagtctagcggtcagcagctcgaacaagtccttggaaaaataaatgttcgtaaatatatatttaattcatgcatgcatttttattagatatataagtattatttttaagaaaataaattaaatatatatttacggacaaattttcatgaaataaagaaatattgaaaattttaagttcatgcatcattaagaattttcatgataagtttaagagcatgttatgaaaaaatatttttatggaacttgaagtgaaggtggaaagtgatgtggttggaggccgggatacctgggcccggtgaccttcctaatgatgtataagtatgatgagcctatggatccagctgagagggctggtgaagtggcagcacagaggtggaaaccccaccgccgcgtacgttggtttatagattgatcaatcgctcagtatgatgccaccgacatggatacgacctgttgagaactaagaaaataTGATAagttaatttatgatatttatgaTGATACATGTTATAGTATGATGATTAAATAGTatgattttatttcatgtttatattcataatattttaagagcatgcacgtataattattattcacgtattttatatgatgtgtgcttgtgtgtggtttcattttgttatataaggatagaacgtgctgagcctctaggctcactagatttaaatggtgcaggtgagcagaataataatgaagttaatgtgctcccgactggcggcgagggcgtatgagcatCCAGACGgctagtacccgtgaccatcgctcaattatgaattttatgttgagactagaacatttatttccgcatatgttttattattagatttttattatttattttataagtttgcatggatttttgtCAAGGAAATATtctttaggaattttattatggcaATCTTATGAaagattatttagtaattaattttaagtagttaattgcatgcaagtacttttattgtatttattgtgtatatgtattttaaattaagtaaagtatttattttaaaaaaaagtacaatatatatatatgtatggacatatatatatttatatttattattttatagttagagagttattttaaaaaaaaaaaaatttcactagaagttctaggatgtttcatttggtatcagagccttggtccttggagggttactagcctgctacacggagctcagaagccgcactgccagtctgtaagttttaagtgttttaaattatgatttatgcatgggacacatgagttatgtttttatttatttatgaaaatgagaatttaaAGTTACGACAGTcttaaagtcaaaaatattagttatgcatggcgatttacgtaaagaaatatgtggtggtacagaatgcctccgagaccagtgaacagacgtgggggacctccacctccacctccacagaatcctctttcagcattggagcaggccaatgcgaatatgatggctgggattactgctctgttggagcagcaggcggcacgtcCGAGGCTTTCACACGATGAGGATgtggctgagcggttccagaagaagggacccaaggagtttacaggcaccactgatccgctcATTGCCGAGGGATGGATC comes from Henckelia pumila isolate YLH828 chromosome 4, ASM3356847v2, whole genome shotgun sequence and encodes:
- the LOC140863035 gene encoding GATA transcription factor 24-like isoform X2; this translates as MYGQPHSSMNSANVQLLQQHGTTRVGKDEKDDVVQCSNGDSIEQNPPSQIGYEAHDSAGGGVMDGVEVVGPHALYDPGLAPVVASAGGDVGADQLTLSFQGEVYVFDSVTPEKVQAVLLLLGGYEVPTGIPTPGMTPPNHRGLPDQAGRSSQPQRVASLNRFREKRKERCFDKKIRYTVRKEVALRMQRKKGQFTSSKSFSEEPGSSSADFDGGQDEQETLCRHCGISSKSTPMMRRGPDGPRTLCNACGLKWANKGVLRDLSKVPIVAVQPLFLDAVEMGNGEAHGVDTIIPAANAITSNTEKTVLNA
- the LOC140863035 gene encoding GATA transcription factor 24-like isoform X1; translation: MYGQPHSSMNSANVQLLQQHGTTRVGKDEKDDVVQCSNGDSIEQNPPSQIGYEAHDSAGGGVMDGVEVVGPHALYDPGLAPVVASAGGDVGADQLTLSFQGEVYVFDSVTPEKVQAVLLLLGGYEVPTGIPTPGMTPPNHRGLPDQAGRSSQPQRVASLNRFREKRKERCFDKKIRYTVRKEVALRMQRKKGQFTSSKSFSEEPGSSSADFDGGQDEQETFRCRHCGISSKSTPMMRRGPDGPRTLCNACGLKWANKGVLRDLSKVPIVAVQPLFLDAVEMGNGEAHGVDTIIPAANAITSNTEKTVLNA